Proteins encoded together in one Xiphophorus maculatus strain JP 163 A chromosome 13, X_maculatus-5.0-male, whole genome shotgun sequence window:
- the nelfe gene encoding negative elongation factor E, with the protein MVLFPNSLTEEEESLQKKYAKLKKKKKALLALKKQSSTNQTNQSGLKRTLSDQPVVDTATATEQAKMLIKSGAISAIKSETKNSGFKRSRMLEIKLKDPEKGPAPAFLPFQRSVSIDDDPHESGKRGQMKSLYESFVSSSDRYRDEEEGGGLSSSRDVDRERDRDIDREWERDRDRDRDREREQDRDRGRDRDRDRDRDRERERERERHRERSRERDRDQDRERDRDRDTPFRRSDSYPERRGVRKGNTVYVYGSGLVEDSLRSAFSHHGNIIDLSMDNPRNCAFITFEKMESADQAVAELNGAVVGDVHIRVSIARKQPMLDAATGKSVWASLAVQNSTKGSYRDKRNQVVYSEDFLE; encoded by the exons ATGGTGTTGTTTCCGAACTCACTaacggaggaagaggagtctCTACAGAAGAAGTATGCTAAACTTAAGAAAAAG AAAAAGGCACTTCTTGCACTGAAGAAGCAGAGTTcaaccaaccaaacaaaccagagtgGCTTGAAACGGA cgCTGTCGGATCAGCCTGTTGTTGATACCGCCACAGCGACAGAGCAAGCTAAGATGCTCATCAAGTCAGGCGCCATCAGCGCCATTAAATCAGAGACCAAGAACTCCGGCTTCAAACGCTCCCGAATGCTAGAAATCAAACTTAAG GACCCAGAAAAAGGTCCGGCTCCTGCCTTCCTACCCTTCCAAAGGAGTGTCTCTATAGATGATGATCCACATGAG TCTGGAAAGAGAGGTCAAATGAAGAGTCTGTATGAAAG CTTCGTTAGTTCAAGCGACCGATACCGGGATGAAGAAGAAGGAGGCGGCTTGTCGTCCAGCCGTGATGTGGACCGAGAACGGGACAGAGACATAGACAGGGAGTGGGAAAGAGACAGAGATCGGGATCGAGACCGGGAACGGGAACAGGATAGAGACAGAGGCCgggacagagacagagacagagacagagacagggaAAGAGAACGAGAACGAGAAAGACACAGAGAAcgaagcagagagagagacagagaccaGGACAGGGAGCgggacagagacagagacacacctTTCAGAA gATCGGACTCGTACCCGGAGCGCAGAGGTGTGCGTAAGGGGAACACGGTGTATGTTTACGGCTCCGGCCTGGTGGAGGACAGCCTGCGCTCGGCCTTCTCCCATCATGGGAACATCATCGACCTCTCAATGGACAACCCGCGCAA TTGTGCATTTATCACGTTTGAGAAGATGGAGTCTGCAGACCAGGCTGTAGCTGAG ttGAATGGAGCTGTGGTGGGAGACGTTCATATCAGAGTCAGCATTGCCAGGAAGCAGCCCATGCTGGACGCTGCCACCGGAAAATCAGTGTGGGCCTCCCTCG CTGTGCAGAACAGCACCAAAGGCTCGTACAGGGATAAGAGGAACCAAGTGGTCTACAGTGAAGACTTCCTGgaataa
- the zbtb12 gene encoding zinc finger and BTB domain-containing protein 12, producing METVCFRLPGHGDTTLKHMNSLRSRQHFCDITIIASNNQTFKGHKVVLAACSPFLRDQFLLNPSPRLQVSMLYSSSVVCDLLQSCYTGMLQFSPEEIVNYLTAASYFQMEHIVERCRAALERYVQLKNPNLLKMAEEDGQVRPVILSANVHSVASPLTTQPSPIEQHSPAVITLEEENSETSVQHAGDSPVLDEPDAKVNAMGEEDENRPEDYSVYRVYIPEEELANQDREAEKGDSADVPQDLCYPETNRIFIAGDGSECDLDSAEDLSFGGLRAFRRRLSEPKISRGRGRGRGRGFKKRKWGSSQEKRSPTLAHRQDLWYTAAAGLGGGFALDFSQEDLKTAANYFVDFPRLDFALGSVHGEKVSPINQFSLEESGSGEGSSGLNAVGTNEGGDESVAVVGSTSSVTGPVICEHCGLTFPSAHSLAVHSRSTHLLYVCPCCGKHFHHSSNLTRHMAVHRGAAKAHQCPLCYKTFTQKSTLIDHMNLHSGERPHRCAYCHARFAHKPALRRHLKEQHGKTTGQNSLHEQEERARETAVREPEEEQECLVTEQTEQVS from the exons ATGGAGACTGTGTGTTTCCGGCTACCGGGACACGGGGACACGACCCTGAAGCACATGAACTCCCTCCGGTCCCGCCAACATTTCTGCGACATCACCATCATTGCCAGCAACAACCAGACCTTCAAAGGTCATAAGGTCGTGCTGGCGGCCTGCTCGCCCTTCCTGAGGGATCAGTTTCTCCTCAACCCCTCACCCAGGCTTCAG GTGTCGATGCTGTACAGCTCCTCGGTCGTGTGCGACTTGCTGCAGTCGTGCTACACCGGCATGCTGCAGTTCAGTCCTGAGGAGATCGTCAACTACCTGACTGCTGCTAGCTACTTCCAGATGGAGCACATCGTGGAGCGCTGCAGAGCCGCGCTGGAGAGATACGTGCAACTAAAGAACCCCAATCTGCTGAAA ATGGCTGAGGAGGACGGTCAGGTCAGACCGGTTATTCTCAGTGCCAACGTTCATTCAGTTGCTTCACCTCTGACCACTCAGCCCTCCCCCATCGAGCAGCACAGCCCTGCAGTCATCACACTGGAGGAAGAAAACAGCGAAACATCTGTTCAGCACGCCGGCGACAGCCCCGTGCTGGATGAGCCCGACGCTAAG GTAAATGCGATGGGTGAGGAGGATGAGAACCGGCCGGAGGACTACAGCGTTTACAGAGTGTACATCCCAGAGGAAGAGCTGGCGAACCAAGACAGGGAGGCGGAAAAGGGAGACTCTGCCGATGTTCCTCAGGATCTGTGTTACCCAGAAACCAACAGGATTTTCATTGCAGGAGACGGCAGCGAATGCGACTTGGACTCTGCTGAGGATCTGAGTTTCGGGGGCCTCAGAGCGTTCAGGCGAAGACTGTCCGAGCCGAAAATCAGCCGCGGCAGAGGGAGAGGCAGGGGAAGGGGATTCAAGAAGCGAAAGTGGGGATCATCCCAAGAGAAAAGGTCGCCGACTTTAGCTCACCGTCAGGATCTGTGGTACACCGCCGCTGCTGGACTGGGAGGGGGTTTTGCCCTGGACTTCAGCCAAGAGGATCTGAAGACCGCAGCAAATTATTTCGTTGATTTCCCCCGGTTGGACTTTGCTCTGGGCAGCGTTCACGGTGAAAAGGTCTCCCCCATTAATCAGTTCTCCCTGGAAGAGTCTGGCTCCGGCGAAGGGAGTTCAGGGTTGAACGCTGTTGGCACAAACGAAGGAGGGGACGAGTCCGTCGCCGTGGTGGGCTCCACTTCCAGCGTGACGGGGCCTGTAATTTGCGAGCACTGTGGCCTCACTTTCCCCTCAGCACACTCCCTGGCCGTCCACTCCCGTTCCACCCACCTCCTGTACGTCTGCCCCTGCTGCGGGAAGCACTTCCACCACTCCAGCAACCTCACCCGACACATGGCCGTGCACCGAGGGGCCGCCAAGGCCCACCAGTGCCCCCTGTGCTACAAGACGTTCACCCAGAAGTCCACGCTGATAGACCACATGAACCTCCACAGCGGGGAGCGGCCGCATAGATGCGCCTACTGTCATGCCCGCTTCGCCCACAAGCCCGCCTTACGACGCCACCTGAAGGAGCAGCACGGGAAAACCACGGGGCAGAACTCCCTGCACGAGCAGGAGGAGCGGGCGAGAGAAACTGCAGTACGAGAGCCGGAGGAAGAACAGGAATGCCTGGTTACTGAACAAACTGAGCAAGTGTCATGA